In the genome of Paramisgurnus dabryanus chromosome 18, PD_genome_1.1, whole genome shotgun sequence, one region contains:
- the LOC135750957 gene encoding uncharacterized protein F54H12.2-like: MALLHNMSEECIKSELDLFTVPLTQTSIEKNTYVEIPPLSALSDTAPLEFFIAGTGEDYIDLNNTLLFLRVKITNPNGTDIAAGAPVGLVNYPIGSLFAQTDVSLGDRLISQSSSTHPYRCVIECLLNYGTDVLETTFSSGLYYKDSPGHMDATDPAAGNRGLTKRAAFTESSNIVELLGPIHSDIFFQEKLMLNGVDIKIRMTRAKDEFCLMRNDNINYRINIVSASLFVKKVSVSPAVRLGHAQALLSATAKYPIDRVCLKNFSIPAGSRVCNQENLFLGTLPKSIVLAMVDNDAFTGAYNKNPFAFKNYDLEFLAIYSDGVQTPSKPLQPDFGSGAAVREFYQLALASGKHLKNQALSIDREAFLHGYTLYAFNLTPDEECGRHVSLVKSGNIRLELRFRQPLQNTITLIVYAIYDSILEISNRRQVMIDYY; the protein is encoded by the coding sequence ATGGCACTGCTACACAACATGTCAGAAGAGTGTATTAAATCCGAACTGGATTTATTCACGGTACCTCTGACTCAGACATCTATTGAAAAAAATACTTATGTAGAAATACCACCTTTATCAGCACTATCAGACACAGCCCCGTTGGAATTTTTTATAGCAGGAACCGGAGAGGATTATATCGATTTAAATAACACATTGCTGTTTTTAAGGGTGAAAATTACTAATCCTAACGGTACGGACATAGCCGCCGGAGCGCCAGTGGGGTTAGTGAATTATCCTATTGGAAGTTTGTTTGCCCAAACGGACGTGTCGCTCGGGGATAGATTAATTTCGCAGAGTTCCAGCACGCATCCTTATCGCTGCGTCATAGAGTGTTTGTTAAACTATGGAACAGACGTTCTCGAAACAACATTCTCCTCTGGACTTTATTATAAAGATTCACCGGGTCATATGGACGCTACAGACCCAGCTGCTGGAAATAGAGGCCTGACAAAGAGAGCAGCCTTTACAGAGTCCAGTAATATCGTCGAGTTATTAGGACCCATTCATAGCGATATAttctttcaagaaaaattgatGCTTAACGGCGTGGATATTAAAATACGTATGACAAGGGCCAAAGATGAGTTTTGTTTGATGAGAAACGATAATATAAACTACAGAATAAACATTGTttcagcatctctgtttgttaaaaaagtttcagtgtcACCAGCTGTGAGGCTGGGGCACGCTCAGGCTCTGTTATCAGCTACAGCCAAATACCCCATTGACAGAGTGTGTTTGAAAAACTTCTCCATACCTGCTGGTTCCCGTGTATGCAACcaagaaaacttatttttaggAACCCTACCCAAATCCATCGTTCTGGCTATGGTTGATAATGACGCTTTTACAGGCGCTTATAATAAAAACCcctttgcatttaaaaactaCGATCTGGAATTCTTGGCGATCTATTCTGACGGTGTCCAGACACCTTCAAAACCTCTCCAGCCTGACTTTGGAAGCGGTGCTGCTGTAAGGGAATTTTACCAGCTAGCATTGGCCTCgggaaaacatttgaaaaatcaAGCTCTGTCTATCGATAGAGAGGCCTTTCTGCACGGATATACGCTCTACGCGTTTAACCTCACACCAGATGAAGAATGTGGGCGTCACGTGTCGTTAGTCAAATCAGGCAATATCAGATTAGAACTTCGTTTTAGGCAGCCTCTCCAAAATACGATAACTCTGATCGTATATGCGATTTATGATTCAATTCTGGAAATATCTAATCGTCGACAGGTTATGATTGATTACTATTAA